The sequence CTTGCAATAAGTTAACGGTTTGTTGGCGTTCCACTTCTAACCGTTTCGCTTCGGTGAGATCTCGACCTTCGGGAATGAGCAGAATCACCGCTCCCTGATCATCTTGAATCGGACGAAGAGAGAAGTCAATGGGAATCATGGTTTGATTCGCCCCCAAAACTTCCACTTCATAACGGATAAATTCTCCTTGAGCAGCCCGAGTAATGGCGTTTCGCAATTCCACCTGAGCGGAGTCAGAAATTTGCCACCAGGGGGTTTCCCAAAAGGGTCGTCCGACTGCATCTTCTCGTTTAATTCCTGCTGCATTGAGGGCGGTTTGATTGGCTTCTAACAACACTCCATCGGGGGAGAGTAAGCCAATAAACTGAAACGTATTTTCAAAGATACCCCGAAACCGATTGTTGCTAAATTCAAGAGCAATTTTCGTTTGTTTTTGCTGTTGTCGTTGTATTTGTAATTGGCTTTGACAGGAAGAAACTTCCTGATCCAGTTGCTGATTTAGTGTTTCTGCTAAGCGATAGAGGGCTTGGGGATGAAGGGTTTCTATTAACTCTCTAGCACTCACTAATCCTAATTCTTCTCCTCTTTTTCCTGTGACTACCACTTGAGCGATCTGGTATTCAAGCATGATCTCAGCAACTTTCAACAAGGAATCTTGAGGTTGAACGGTCACTGGAGGAGAAGTCAGAAGGTCTTGCGCTAAGTGTTGTTGAGGATTGAAACCTAACCCTTGCTGTTGAAGGAGATCTTTTGCTGTAATTAATCCCTGTGGGATTGCATCTCTATTGACAATCACTATTACTTCTGGGTCAGTGGTGATCATCTGTTCCGTAATTTGATCAAGGGTCGTTTCTGCTGTGGCGATGGGGATGTCTGATTTCATGACCCTTTCTACTGTCCATTTTTCCCAAAACGCAACAGGTTTTGTAACTTTGATTAGGCTTTCTGGAGTGACTAACCCAACAAACTGATTCTGTTCATCTAAAATGGGCAAATGGTGCAAGTTAGGCTGCTGAAAAAGATTAATGATACTCAATAGATCCGTCACCTGAGAGTGCTGTAAAGTCATTACGGGTGCACTGCTCACCTCTGCTATCTGTCGCCTCTGTAATTCCTCTTCTTGATGACTTATTCTTAATAACTCCTTGTCAGTCACCAAACCAACTCTCCTTCCTTCAGCAAGAGTAACCAGACAACTTGACCCAAGTTCTAACTGTCGGTTATCCTGTTCATGCTTTGCTATTCTGGCATAAGGAGATTGACCCGTTAGCTTGATGATTGCTTCCTCGATTGGCGTTTCAGGCGAAATCACTAAAAAATCACGGATGATCGCTGATTGGAGGGCTTGTGGGGAAACAATGGGGGTGCGATTAATCATCATCTTTAATTGTAAATTTTCTTATTTTTTAGTTGATTAACATCATTAAAAAGAAGTTGGTTAATAAGCTAATTATAATCTTTGGAATTATTCAACTCAGTCAAAAAAATGAAACTTGCTTTTATTATTGATCCAATTGCGAAACTTGACCCCACTCATGACACAACGGTTGCTTTGATGGAAGCTGCACAAGCGCAAGGGGATGAAGTTTGGGTCACTTCGGCATCTTACTTAAGTATTGTACAGTCTCAGGCGTGGGCAAGGCTGCAACGAGTCTCTCTTACTCCTGTTACTCTCAAAGATTACCATTGGGTTGCTGAAAAAGACTGGTATCAGTTGGGAGAATGGGAGTTACAACCGTTATCTCGCATGGATGCAGTATTTATGCGAACTGATCCGCCTGTCACGATTCCCTATCTTTATGCAACGCAAATTCTAGATTTATTAACGCCCACTGCTACGGTTGTGATTAATTCACCGCAAGGGTTACAAAAAGCCAATGAAAAACTCTATGCGATGCGGTTTCCTTATGTCATTCCTGAAACCATTGTCAGTCAGGATAAAAAAGTGATTCGAGAGTTTGTGGAACGGAAAGAAGGGGCGGTTTTAAAACCTTTGGCGGGGAAAGCTGGGGAAGGAATTTTATTTTTAGAAAAGCGCGATCGTAATCTCAATTCTTTAATTGAAATTAGTACGGAAAATGGGAGAAAACCTGTGATGATTCAATCCTTTCTTCCAGAAGCAAAAGATGGGGATAAACGGATTATTTTATTAGAAGGAGAGCCGATTGGGGCGGTAAATCGGATTCCGACAGGGGGTGAATTTCGTGGTAATATGGCAGTTGGGGGACGAGTGGAAGCTGCAGAGATTACGATGCGGGATTGGGAAATTTGCAGCGCGATCGCGCCCACATTGTTAGAAGATGGTTTACTGTTTGTGGGCATTGATATTATTGGCGGTTACTTAACAGAAATTAATGTCACTAGCCCCACAGGTGTGCGGGAAATTGATCGCCTTAATAACGTTTCTCTAGGGAAACAAGTCATGGATTGGTTGCATAATTAAAGATATATTTCGGACTAGCGAGGGAAATTCTTAATTTTTGTTCTTGGTTCATTGGTCACTCTCCACTGGTAACTGAAATGACACAGATTACGCAAGAAGAAACTCGTTGGGCGATGATTTGTCACTTAGCGGGGTTAGTGTGGATTCCTCTTTATTGGTTGGAGTTTCCGTTACCACTGGTCAATATTGTTGTGCCAGGAGTGGTTTGGCTGGTAAAGCGAGAAGAATCGGAATATGTGGATTTGCAAGGACGGGAAGCCCTAAATTTTCAAATTGCCTTAGTTGGGTATAGTATTATCCTGTTTATGCTGGGCGTGATGGGCTTTTTTATTTATCTTGCCGTATTTGGGGCGGATCTAGATAGTTCGGTGGGCGCGATCGCGCTGGTGATGAAAGGGATTAGTTGGGCAGCGCGTGCTGTTGCCATGATAGCAACCTTGTGGAGTTTAGCGGTTGTTCCCAATGCTGCAATCCGAGCCAAAAAGGGACAGATTTATTTCTATCCCTTGACGATGCGAGTTTTTACAGCCAAACGCGATGATTAGTGCAGAGAGGGAACCGCTTTCATTAGGCTGGCTTTAATTTGATTTTGATCTAAATTCCGCCCAATGACCACCAGACGGGTTTGACGGGGTTCATTGCTTTCCCAAGCGCGATCGTAGAAGGAGTCTAAATGTTTACCCACCCCTTGTACCACCAAACGCATTGGCTTATTCGGAACATTCACAAACCCTTTCACCCGATAGATTTCTGCTTCATTAAATAGAGTCTGCAAACAGTCCATTAAGAGTTTGGGTTCAAAGGCTTCATCTAAAATTAACTGTACCGAATTAATATCATCATCATGTTCATGTTCTTCTTCGTGGTCATGATGACTGTGACGACTGTCTAAGTTCTCTTCCACCGCAGCATTAAAGCCCAATAAAATATCGGAATGAACCTCTCCGTTATAACACGGCACAATATTCACCCCTTCAGGTAACGCTTGTTTTAACCAAGTTTCCACTTTTTGACGAGTTTCAGCATCCACTTGATCCGCTTTTGTCAGTAACACCAGATCCGCACAAGCCAGTTGATCTTCAAATAACTCTTCAATCGGCGTTTCATGTTCTAAATTCGGATCAGCTTGACGCTGGGCTTCTAACGCCTCTAAATCTCCCACTAACGCACCACTAGCAAGGGCTTCACAATCAACAACCGTCACCACCCCATCAACCGTTGCACCATTGCGAATTTGGGGCCAACGGAAGGCTTGCACAAGGGGTTTTGGTAAGGCTAACCCCGAGGTTTCCACCAGAATACAGTCAAGATCATCCCGACGTTTTAATAATTCTTGCATCGTCGGGAAAAACTCTTCTTGTACAGTGCAACATAAACAGCCATTGGTGAGTTCAACAATATTGTTACTGGTGTCTTCCTCATCATCACAAATTTGGCAACTGCGTAATAAATCGCCATCAATTCCTACTTCACCAAATTCATTGACTAAAACGGCAATTTTTCGCCCTTGATTATTTTGCAGTAAATGTCGGACTAGCGTTGTTTTGCCAGCACCGAGAAAGCCTGTAACCACGGTAACAGGGATTTTTGCAGCCATAAAATTAACTCCTTATGGTTTGTTTTTTGTCCTTTGTCCTTCGTCCTTTGTCTTTCACCTCAACTGATGACAAATGACGAATGACGAATGACTGATGATTTAAAGAAAATCTCTAAAATCGGAATTATTGCGACGGTCATAAAACTGTAATCGTCTGACTCCTAAATACAATTCATCAACAGTTTCTCCAGCGGGGAAGGCAGTGATCCCAAACAAATAAGTCCCATCGTAGATCGGGTTTTTTCTGGGTTTCAGTCCAATGGTAAATGTGGTTCCTGGTGTCACTGGAGTTTGAAATTGAACTGTAATTTGGCGGTTATCTTCACTTTGGGAAACATCCGCGAGAAGAAGCGGTTCTTGTTTCTCCTTTGATGTTCCCACAAATGCAATGGTTCGATCTAAGAGTAAGGGAATATCATCCACGCCACCGCGTTGATCAATCACCAGTTTCTCCAAGGGTTCACCTGCCTGTGAAGGAAGGGTAAACGTGAAATAGTAAGTTGCCCCACGAACACCAGCTTCATTAAATGTGGTTCTTGCGTTTTCCAATCGGGGCGGGGAATTAAAAAACACCGTTCCGTTTAACCGTTGTCCAGCCAAACTTGCTGGGCTCAGCATAATTATTGTACCAAAGACAAACAAAGTGGAGGTTATTGAAGGAACACGCATGATCTTAAATCTGCTAACTCCTAATAGGATATCCTTAGATAGCAGACGTGGCAAATACAATTCCCATGACCAATGACTGCAACAGGCGGGATTCAATCCCTGCCGTGCAAGCGAATTCGTCATTCTATGTTATAAAATGATGCTAGAGTTACCACCTTTGAATCAAGAAACCATTTGGGCAATTTTAGAAGAAAAACTATCTGATGCGACAGTAAATCAACTGGTTTGGCACTATTTAGGCTATCGTTATGATCCTGAGCGTGAAATATGGGATAGTGCATTGGTCTCTCCAGAGTGGCGAGAAACTTATCCAGACCCCCCTGATTTTATTGAAAGTCGCCCTGCAACAGTGAAATTAACCCGCTCGATCCCGAAAGCCAATAAACAACTCCTCAAGGAAAAATTAGGGTTTAAAGGCTATAAAATTGGGGAATTTGGTCCCCGACAAACCCGACGCGCAACAATGGCGAATTGGCTGCTGAGCTATATGCAGGAACAGAATTTACTTTAAAATCGAGACATATAAATCACTGAGTCTCGAAGCAACGCCTTCCCAGCTAAATTCATTTTCCATGCGTTGTCTTGCCTTGTCACCCAATTGATTACGCCATTGCGGATCGCTTAAAATCCGATCAATGGCTTTGGTGAAGGCTTGGTCATCTTTGGGAGGAACGAGTAACCCCGTTTCTTCGGAAACAACGGTAAAGTTTAATCCTCCCACTGCACTTCCGACAACAGGGGTTCCACTTGCCATTGCTTCAATGGGAACTAAACCAAAGGGTTCGTAATGGCTGGGAACAACACAAACATCAGCAGCAGCAAAATACACAGGGAGATTTTCATCAGAAATGCGCCCAGGGAATTCTGTAATCTCAGTGAGTCCTAATTCCTCGACAATTTTTGTGATGCGGTCTTTTTCATCCCCATCACTTTGACCTTTAGTATAAGCGCCCGCAATAATTAAACGTAGAGATGCTTTTCCGTGCAATTGAGATTGACTGACGGCTCGCACAAGAGTTTCAATTCCTTTACGAGGATCAAAGCGTCCGATATAATAAATGATCTTTTCATCAGGAGAAAAGCCTAATTTTTCTCGCGCTTGTTCATAACTAATTGAACCAAAACGATGGATATCCGTTCCACAGGGGATAATTTCAATATTTCCCTGAGTAGAAACCAGGGAGCGTAAATAGTCTCTTTCTTGAGGACTGGTGGCAACAATACAATCGGCTGTTTCTAAGGTTGCTTTTTCAATTTCTAAGCGTCGAGTTGCGGTTTGGGGCGGTTCTTTCACTGATTGATATTTAACTGCCCCTAAAGAATGATAAGTATGAGTCATGGGAAGAGATAATCTTCTTCGTAACTCTAGCCCCACCCATGCGGAAAGCCAGTAGTTGGTGTGGATCAGCGCATATTCTCTTCCTTCTTGACGGGCAAATTTAAGGAATTCTTCCACAAACTGATCGCAATGTTCAAAGATTTCTTGGCGAGGAATAAAGGTTTCGGGACCTGCTGTCAGACGAATAGTTCGACAATGATCTTGATGTGGGACGATGCGGGGATTATCAGCATCAGACTGACGAGTAAACATATCCACGTCCCATCCTAATTGGGCAAGGGTTTCTCCGACTTGACGGACATAAACATTTTGTCCCCCTGCTTCTTCTCCGCCAATATCAACAGCAGGATCGCCATGTACGGAAATTAAAGCAATCTGTTTACGATGAGTGGTATTCATGTTCCCTCCTAGTGCTGGATGCTTTTTCCCAAACGTTTTGACAACGAAACGAATTTAAACGCGATAAGAGTGACAGTGGCTATAACCTGTTATCATATCGCGCTTTAACTTAGCAGTTCTGGGCAATTCACTCAATCAGCTTTCAGAGAGATTTTTTTCGTTTGTTATTTGTTATTCGTTATTTGTTCTTTGGCTACTGATTGCTAGTCAC comes from Halothece sp. PCC 7418 and encodes:
- the cobW gene encoding cobalamin biosynthesis protein CobW, translated to MAAKIPVTVVTGFLGAGKTTLVRHLLQNNQGRKIAVLVNEFGEVGIDGDLLRSCQICDDEEDTSNNIVELTNGCLCCTVQEEFFPTMQELLKRRDDLDCILVETSGLALPKPLVQAFRWPQIRNGATVDGVVTVVDCEALASGALVGDLEALEAQRQADPNLEHETPIEELFEDQLACADLVLLTKADQVDAETRQKVETWLKQALPEGVNIVPCYNGEVHSDILLGFNAAVEENLDSRHSHHDHEEEHEHDDDINSVQLILDEAFEPKLLMDCLQTLFNEAEIYRVKGFVNVPNKPMRLVVQGVGKHLDSFYDRAWESNEPRQTRLVVIGRNLDQNQIKASLMKAVPSLH
- a CDS encoding glycosyltransferase family 1 protein — encoded protein: MNTTHRKQIALISVHGDPAVDIGGEEAGGQNVYVRQVGETLAQLGWDVDMFTRQSDADNPRIVPHQDHCRTIRLTAGPETFIPRQEIFEHCDQFVEEFLKFARQEGREYALIHTNYWLSAWVGLELRRRLSLPMTHTYHSLGAVKYQSVKEPPQTATRRLEIEKATLETADCIVATSPQERDYLRSLVSTQGNIEIIPCGTDIHRFGSISYEQAREKLGFSPDEKIIYYIGRFDPRKGIETLVRAVSQSQLHGKASLRLIIAGAYTKGQSDGDEKDRITKIVEELGLTEITEFPGRISDENLPVYFAAADVCVVPSHYEPFGLVPIEAMASGTPVVGSAVGGLNFTVVSEETGLLVPPKDDQAFTKAIDRILSDPQWRNQLGDKARQRMENEFSWEGVASRLSDLYVSILK
- a CDS encoding DUF4870 domain-containing protein, which produces MTQITQEETRWAMICHLAGLVWIPLYWLEFPLPLVNIVVPGVVWLVKREESEYVDLQGREALNFQIALVGYSIILFMLGVMGFFIYLAVFGADLDSSVGAIALVMKGISWAARAVAMIATLWSLAVVPNAAIRAKKGQIYFYPLTMRVFTAKRDD
- a CDS encoding DUF2808 domain-containing protein; this translates as MLSPASLAGQRLNGTVFFNSPPRLENARTTFNEAGVRGATYYFTFTLPSQAGEPLEKLVIDQRGGVDDIPLLLDRTIAFVGTSKEKQEPLLLADVSQSEDNRQITVQFQTPVTPGTTFTIGLKPRKNPIYDGTYLFGITAFPAGETVDELYLGVRRLQFYDRRNNSDFRDFL
- a CDS encoding DUF1823 family protein, whose amino-acid sequence is MLELPPLNQETIWAILEEKLSDATVNQLVWHYLGYRYDPEREIWDSALVSPEWRETYPDPPDFIESRPATVKLTRSIPKANKQLLKEKLGFKGYKIGEFGPRQTRRATMANWLLSYMQEQNLL
- the gshB gene encoding glutathione synthase, which translates into the protein MKLAFIIDPIAKLDPTHDTTVALMEAAQAQGDEVWVTSASYLSIVQSQAWARLQRVSLTPVTLKDYHWVAEKDWYQLGEWELQPLSRMDAVFMRTDPPVTIPYLYATQILDLLTPTATVVINSPQGLQKANEKLYAMRFPYVIPETIVSQDKKVIREFVERKEGAVLKPLAGKAGEGILFLEKRDRNLNSLIEISTENGRKPVMIQSFLPEAKDGDKRIILLEGEPIGAVNRIPTGGEFRGNMAVGGRVEAAEITMRDWEICSAIAPTLLEDGLLFVGIDIIGGYLTEINVTSPTGVREIDRLNNVSLGKQVMDWLHN